From a region of the Rhodococcus sp. 4CII genome:
- the ruvX gene encoding Holliday junction resolvase RuvX translates to MDRAEQGPDRPGVDDPGRGRRIGIDVGSVRIGIASSDPDGILATPVETVPRSKERGPDAPDIRRIADIVEEYEAVEVIVGLPQTLRGERGKAASIATVFAKRLRRTVEPIPVRMADERLTTVTAARALRESGVSARGQRPVIDQAAAVAILQGWLDERSRSVNAGDSGADVQVPEAGE, encoded by the coding sequence GTGGATCGCGCGGAACAGGGTCCGGATCGACCTGGCGTCGACGACCCTGGGCGCGGTCGGCGCATCGGCATCGATGTGGGCAGTGTCCGGATCGGGATCGCGTCGAGCGACCCCGACGGGATCCTCGCCACTCCCGTGGAGACGGTGCCGCGGTCCAAGGAGCGTGGGCCCGACGCGCCGGATATCCGGCGCATTGCCGACATTGTCGAGGAATACGAAGCGGTGGAGGTTATCGTCGGTCTGCCGCAGACCTTGCGGGGTGAACGGGGAAAGGCCGCCTCGATCGCTACGGTGTTCGCGAAGCGATTGCGAAGGACGGTCGAACCGATTCCGGTGCGGATGGCAGACGAACGTCTGACGACCGTCACTGCCGCGCGGGCGCTTCGCGAGAGCGGTGTCAGTGCGAGAGGCCAGCGTCCGGTGATCGACCAGGCTGCGGCGGTGGCGATCTTGCAAGGATGGTTGGACGAGCGGAGCAGGTCGGTGAACGCAGGGGATTCGGGGGCGGACGTGCAGGTACCGGAGGCAGGCGAGTGA
- a CDS encoding shikimate kinase: protein MAPKAVLVGPPGAGKSTIGRRLAQALDLPLFDTDVAVEEEAGRTIAEIFVQEGEPAFRALEEEIVRKAIESHEGIVSLGGGSILSERTRELLKGQTVIYLEISVAEGLKRTGTNTARPLLAGGDPRQKYTELMRKRRPLYRQVASIRIRTDGRSPARVVQQLLAKLAE from the coding sequence ATGGCACCGAAAGCCGTGCTCGTCGGTCCGCCGGGAGCAGGTAAGTCCACGATCGGGCGGCGCCTCGCGCAGGCACTGGACCTCCCCCTGTTCGACACCGACGTGGCGGTCGAGGAAGAGGCGGGTCGCACGATCGCCGAGATCTTCGTCCAGGAGGGCGAACCCGCCTTCCGGGCGCTGGAAGAGGAGATCGTCCGGAAGGCCATCGAAAGCCACGAGGGAATCGTCTCGCTCGGCGGCGGGTCCATCCTCTCGGAGCGCACCCGCGAATTGTTGAAGGGACAGACGGTGATCTACCTCGAGATCAGCGTCGCCGAGGGGCTCAAGCGCACGGGGACCAACACCGCGCGCCCGCTCCTCGCCGGTGGCGACCCCCGCCAGAAGTACACCGAGTTGATGCGCAAGCGCCGGCCGCTGTACCGGCAGGTGGCCTCGATCCGGATACGCACGGACGGGCGGAGTCCCGCCCGGGTGGTGCAGCAGTTGCTGGCGAAACTCGCCGAATGA
- a CDS encoding A24 family peptidase has protein sequence MWWLFAVSVVAGAGAGRCARLTAGRYGGRVRPGWCEAVCAVGVAITVRTGGVDAAHWVLPCATAFWWWCVTLTATDLCVRTLPNRLTLPGFLGIAGFGAVTGSAGAAVLGGLLLASAYLALYLGAPGSLGAGDVKLALGVGAATGLAGGQAWVCAAGLAPVLTALAGCVVLLVRRAPQPLPHGPSMCAATLVALFAAHIT, from the coding sequence ATGTGGTGGCTGTTCGCGGTGAGTGTGGTGGCCGGTGCGGGTGCGGGACGGTGTGCGCGCCTGACGGCCGGTCGATACGGGGGACGGGTCCGGCCGGGATGGTGTGAGGCGGTGTGCGCCGTCGGTGTCGCGATCACGGTCCGGACCGGGGGAGTCGACGCCGCGCACTGGGTGCTGCCGTGTGCGACCGCGTTCTGGTGGTGGTGCGTCACCCTCACGGCCACCGACCTGTGCGTGCGGACGTTGCCGAACCGGCTCACGCTGCCGGGTTTCCTGGGGATCGCCGGCTTCGGCGCCGTGACCGGATCCGCCGGCGCCGCCGTGCTCGGCGGGCTCCTGCTGGCGTCGGCGTATCTCGCCCTGTACCTCGGTGCACCGGGGTCGCTCGGGGCCGGTGACGTGAAACTCGCGCTCGGAGTCGGTGCGGCGACCGGTCTTGCCGGGGGACAGGCGTGGGTGTGCGCGGCCGGGCTCGCGCCGGTGCTGACCGCGCTGGCGGGCTGCGTCGTCCTCCTCGTCCGGCGGGCGCCGCAGCCGCTCCCGCATGGACCGTCGATGTGCGCCGCGACACTCGTTGCGCTGTTCGCCGCGCACATCACGTGA
- the aroB gene encoding 3-dehydroquinate synthase encodes MTEPVRVQVQTANPYPVIIGRGLLGELVDELAGTRTVAIFHQPPLAETAEAVRAALAEKGIDAHRIEIPDAEDGKDLAVAGFCWEVLGRIGLTRSDAVVSLGGGAATDLAGFVAATWMRGVRVIHVPTTLLAMVDAAVGGKTGINTEAGKNLVGSFHEPSAVLIDLATLETVPRNEIVAGMAEVVKTGFIADPVILDLIEADPEAALDPTGTVLPELIRRSVEVKAKVVAADLRESDLREILNYGHTLGHAIERRERYRWRHGAAVSVGLVFAAELGRLAGRLDDETADRHRTILELVGLPTTYDADAFGQLVEGMQTDKKNRAGVLRFVVLDGLAKPGRLEGPDPSLLVAAYSAVAREEKPGGGAILL; translated from the coding sequence GTGACCGAACCGGTACGCGTACAGGTGCAGACGGCCAACCCCTACCCGGTCATCATCGGGCGCGGATTGCTCGGCGAGTTGGTGGACGAACTCGCCGGCACGCGGACGGTGGCGATCTTCCACCAGCCCCCGCTCGCCGAGACAGCGGAGGCGGTCCGCGCCGCGCTCGCCGAGAAGGGCATCGATGCGCACCGCATCGAGATCCCGGACGCGGAGGACGGCAAGGACCTGGCCGTCGCCGGTTTCTGCTGGGAGGTTCTGGGCCGGATCGGACTGACCCGCAGCGACGCCGTCGTCAGTCTGGGCGGCGGCGCGGCCACCGACCTCGCCGGGTTCGTCGCGGCGACGTGGATGCGCGGTGTGCGGGTGATCCACGTGCCCACGACGCTGCTCGCGATGGTGGACGCCGCGGTCGGCGGCAAGACGGGCATCAACACCGAGGCCGGCAAGAACCTGGTGGGGTCGTTCCACGAGCCGTCGGCCGTGCTGATCGATCTGGCGACGCTGGAGACGGTGCCCCGCAACGAGATCGTCGCCGGCATGGCGGAGGTCGTGAAGACCGGATTCATCGCCGACCCCGTCATCCTGGACCTCATCGAGGCCGACCCCGAAGCCGCTCTCGACCCGACGGGAACGGTTCTGCCCGAACTGATCCGGCGATCCGTGGAGGTCAAGGCCAAGGTGGTGGCCGCGGATCTGCGTGAGTCGGACCTCCGCGAGATCCTCAACTACGGGCACACCCTCGGGCACGCCATCGAACGCCGCGAGCGGTACCGCTGGCGTCACGGCGCCGCCGTGTCCGTCGGGCTGGTGTTCGCGGCGGAACTGGGGCGGCTGGCGGGACGGCTCGACGACGAGACCGCGGATCGCCACCGCACCATCCTCGAACTGGTCGGCCTGCCCACCACCTACGACGCGGACGCCTTCGGCCAGCTCGTCGAGGGCATGCAGACCGACAAGAAGAACCGCGCCGGTGTTCTGCGGTTCGTCGTGCTCGACGGACTCGCGAAGCCCGGACGACTCGAGGGACCCGACCCGTCCCTGCTGGTGGCCGCGTACTCGGCCGTCGCCCGCGAGGAGAAGCCGGGAGGCGGGGCCATCCTGCTGTGA
- a CDS encoding shikimate dehydrogenase has product MDDETVTARKAAVLGSPIAHSRSPQLHLAAYRALGLTEWTYDRIECDGERLPGLVSGLGPEWVGLSVTMPGKIAALAFASERTERAVAIGSANTLVRIDGGWRADCTDVDGVSGALTAGGVGTIAGAEAVVVGAGGTARPALVALADMGVKSVTVVARDAGRAAGALGCAESVGLDVRLLAFDSPELGARCAEAAALVSTVPAAAVAGYADVLGRAPFVLDAIYDPWPTPLAAAVEAAGGTVVGGLSMLLHQAFGQVEQFTGRPAPREAMAAALG; this is encoded by the coding sequence GTGGACGATGAGACGGTGACCGCACGCAAGGCCGCGGTGCTGGGCAGCCCGATCGCGCATTCGCGTTCGCCGCAACTGCACCTCGCGGCGTATCGGGCGCTGGGCCTGACCGAGTGGACGTACGACCGGATCGAATGCGACGGGGAGCGGCTTCCCGGCCTGGTGTCCGGGCTCGGCCCGGAGTGGGTCGGGTTGTCCGTCACGATGCCCGGCAAGATCGCGGCACTCGCGTTCGCGTCCGAGCGCACCGAGCGGGCCGTCGCGATCGGCTCGGCGAACACGCTCGTCCGGATCGACGGCGGCTGGCGTGCCGACTGTACAGATGTGGACGGCGTCAGCGGTGCACTCACTGCGGGCGGCGTCGGAACGATCGCCGGCGCGGAGGCCGTCGTCGTCGGAGCCGGGGGAACGGCCCGGCCGGCGCTCGTGGCCCTCGCCGACATGGGGGTGAAATCCGTGACCGTGGTGGCCCGCGACGCGGGCCGGGCCGCGGGCGCGCTGGGCTGCGCGGAGTCGGTGGGCCTCGACGTCCGGTTACTGGCATTCGACAGCCCGGAACTCGGTGCCCGCTGCGCGGAGGCGGCCGCGCTGGTCAGCACGGTTCCGGCCGCTGCGGTCGCCGGGTATGCGGACGTCCTCGGGCGGGCGCCGTTCGTGCTCGACGCGATCTACGACCCGTGGCCGACCCCGCTGGCGGCGGCGGTGGAGGCGGCAGGCGGAACGGTCGTCGGTGGCCTGTCGATGCTGCTGCACCAGGCATTCGGGCAGGTCGAGCAGTTTACCGGGCGCCCGGCGCCGCGGGAGGCCATGGCGGCCGCTCTGGGCTAG
- the mltG gene encoding endolytic transglycosylase MltG: protein MSNHRRPVGERTEFHYVPRQPRRHRYLEDDDDQVDYTPPPDDDVVTTGRHAVLYDDRDHDEHQVAEPGVDHAEPVYEQPAYERPVHPEPVYEDGYGPRSYGDVRGYRESADDAHAYAGEPYEAETYETETYADAGYEQTFEPEPEHDRAFADAETQIIAAIPDAPVPEEIPPTRSHARAQARRRRQARGRARRGKVFGVLAAASVLIVLLGMVFVGGRMFFGDEAPADYAGPGGPEVVVQVHPGDTAEQIASALADRDVVASGSAFFNAAVQSNAMNSVQPGFYSLSTQIPAKDAVQELVDPASRVGHMIISEGRQLHDTTDVQTGAKKKGIYTLISEASCLGDAGQEHCIGYDDLNAAGAGELSALGVPDWAKDSVAGVPDRDRQLEGLIAAGSWDFDPTAGPAAILQRLVTESSASYEKTGILTAGNQVGLTPYKMLIAASLVEREAMPADFSKVARVILNRLAVNQALQFDSTVNYALDTTELATTDADRAQVTPWNTYASPGLPATPISSPSIGALQAVEQPAPGDWIYFVTVDAKGTTLFTRSYEEHLANIDRALNNGILNSGR, encoded by the coding sequence GTGAGCAATCATCGGCGTCCGGTCGGCGAACGAACCGAATTCCACTACGTTCCCCGTCAGCCGCGGCGGCACCGCTACCTCGAGGACGACGACGACCAGGTCGACTACACCCCGCCCCCCGACGACGACGTGGTCACCACCGGCAGACACGCGGTGCTCTACGACGACCGGGATCACGACGAGCACCAGGTCGCGGAGCCGGGCGTCGACCATGCGGAGCCGGTGTACGAGCAACCCGCGTACGAGCGGCCCGTCCACCCCGAGCCCGTGTACGAGGACGGATACGGTCCCCGTTCCTACGGCGACGTTCGCGGCTACCGCGAGTCCGCCGACGACGCTCACGCCTACGCAGGGGAGCCGTACGAGGCCGAGACGTACGAGACCGAGACGTATGCCGACGCCGGGTACGAGCAGACTTTCGAACCCGAACCCGAACACGACCGGGCTTTCGCGGACGCCGAGACGCAGATCATCGCGGCGATCCCCGACGCCCCCGTCCCCGAGGAGATCCCGCCGACCCGCAGCCACGCCCGTGCGCAGGCGCGCCGGCGCAGACAGGCCCGGGGACGCGCACGCCGCGGCAAGGTGTTCGGCGTCCTCGCCGCCGCATCGGTCCTGATCGTGCTGCTGGGCATGGTGTTCGTCGGGGGCAGGATGTTCTTCGGCGACGAAGCCCCCGCGGACTACGCCGGTCCCGGCGGTCCCGAAGTGGTCGTGCAGGTTCATCCGGGCGACACGGCGGAGCAGATCGCGTCGGCCCTGGCGGACCGGGACGTCGTCGCCAGCGGATCGGCCTTCTTCAACGCCGCGGTCCAGAGCAACGCGATGAACTCGGTGCAGCCCGGCTTCTACAGCCTGTCCACCCAGATCCCGGCGAAGGACGCCGTGCAGGAACTGGTCGACCCCGCCTCACGGGTCGGCCACATGATCATCTCCGAGGGACGGCAGCTCCACGACACGACCGACGTGCAGACCGGCGCCAAGAAGAAGGGGATCTACACGCTGATCTCCGAGGCCAGCTGCCTGGGTGACGCCGGCCAGGAACACTGCATCGGCTACGACGACCTCAACGCCGCCGGCGCCGGCGAGCTGTCCGCGCTCGGTGTGCCCGACTGGGCGAAGGACTCGGTCGCCGGTGTCCCGGATCGCGACCGTCAGCTCGAGGGGCTGATCGCCGCGGGCAGCTGGGATTTCGATCCGACCGCCGGTCCCGCCGCCATCTTGCAGAGGCTGGTCACGGAGAGTTCCGCGAGTTACGAGAAGACCGGAATCCTCACCGCGGGCAACCAGGTCGGTCTGACACCGTACAAGATGCTGATCGCGGCGTCCCTGGTGGAACGCGAGGCGATGCCGGCCGACTTCTCGAAGGTCGCCCGCGTCATCCTCAACCGCCTCGCGGTCAACCAGGCGCTGCAATTCGACTCCACGGTCAATTACGCGCTGGACACCACCGAACTGGCCACCACCGACGCCGACCGCGCACAGGTGACACCGTGGAACACGTACGCCAGCCCCGGTCTGCCTGCCACGCCGATCTCGTCGCCGAGTATCGGGGCCCTCCAGGCGGTCGAGCAACCGGCGCCGGGCGATTGGATCTACTTCGTGACAGTCGACGCCAAGGGGACGACGCTGTTCACGAGGAGCTACGAAGAACACCTGGCCAACATCGACCGGGCTCTGAACAATGGGATTCTGAACAGTGGACGATGA
- the aroC gene encoding chorismate synthase produces MLRWITAGESHGPALVAMLEGMVAGVEVTSEDISTQLARRRLGYGRGARMKFEADKVTIIGGVRHGRTLGGPIAVEVGNTEWPKWETIMSADPVDADLLADQARNAPLTRPRPGHADYSGMLKYGFDDARPVLERASARETAARVAAATFARGFLRQVFGVEVLSHVISIGASDPYVGPEPTASDLSAIDASPVRAFDKAAEDSMIAEIEAAKRDGDTLGGVVEVVIHGLPVGLGSFISGADRLDARLASALMGIQAIKGVEVGDGFETARRRGSQAHDEMRPGPDGILRSTNRAGGLEGGMTNGEALRVRAAMKPISTVPRALATVDMSTGEEAVAIHQRSDVCAVPAAGVVAEAMVALVVAQAALEKFGGDSVAETAANYERYASGVAARLAR; encoded by the coding sequence GTGCTGCGCTGGATAACTGCCGGAGAATCTCATGGTCCCGCCCTCGTCGCGATGCTCGAGGGGATGGTCGCGGGCGTCGAAGTGACGTCCGAGGACATCTCGACCCAACTCGCGCGACGTCGCCTCGGCTACGGACGCGGCGCGCGGATGAAATTCGAGGCCGACAAGGTCACCATCATCGGTGGTGTGCGACACGGGCGCACGCTCGGCGGTCCGATCGCGGTCGAGGTGGGCAACACCGAGTGGCCCAAGTGGGAAACCATCATGTCCGCCGACCCGGTGGACGCCGATCTGCTCGCCGATCAGGCGCGGAATGCGCCGCTGACCCGTCCCCGGCCCGGGCACGCCGACTACTCGGGCATGCTCAAGTACGGCTTCGACGACGCCCGCCCGGTGCTCGAACGGGCGAGCGCGCGCGAAACCGCGGCCCGCGTCGCGGCCGCGACGTTCGCCCGGGGTTTCCTCCGCCAGGTCTTCGGCGTGGAGGTCCTGTCGCACGTCATCTCCATCGGCGCATCCGATCCGTACGTCGGACCCGAGCCCACCGCGTCCGACCTGTCCGCGATCGACGCCAGCCCGGTCCGCGCCTTCGACAAGGCCGCCGAGGACTCGATGATCGCGGAGATCGAGGCCGCCAAGCGGGACGGCGACACCCTCGGTGGCGTCGTCGAGGTGGTCATCCACGGTCTCCCCGTCGGTCTCGGGTCGTTCATCAGCGGCGCCGACCGCCTCGACGCGCGTCTCGCGTCCGCCCTCATGGGTATCCAGGCGATCAAGGGTGTCGAGGTCGGCGACGGCTTCGAGACCGCGCGCCGGCGTGGCAGCCAGGCACACGACGAGATGCGACCGGGACCGGACGGAATTCTACGTTCGACCAATCGTGCGGGTGGCCTCGAGGGCGGCATGACCAACGGTGAGGCGCTCCGCGTGCGTGCGGCGATGAAGCCGATCTCGACGGTCCCGCGGGCGCTGGCCACCGTCGACATGTCGACCGGCGAGGAGGCCGTGGCCATTCACCAGCGGTCGGACGTGTGCGCGGTGCCCGCCGCCGGTGTGGTCGCCGAGGCGATGGTGGCATTGGTCGTCGCCCAGGCGGCACTGGAGAAGTTCGGGGGCGACTCGGTCGCGGAGACGGCCGCCAACTACGAGCGCTACGCGTCCGGCGTCGCCGCCCGGCTCGCGCGATGA
- a CDS encoding B-4DMT family transporter: MNAWVVRGLGMALIHVFVRVILGVSITQWPLQGSALRWLALLVVVLVALIWAGIDGIRDRRRNPDPEDGADLTMLWLKAALLGGIVAGVGSWLANLVPNLNVTQNSFFFEITSGAAFTVLLIFVPAMVAVFLGRFFVGRESTKTGKDRSERQPAAHGAGAAAGAAAGGTAAAAVADDEGYGQNYPGQAYEQTGYAGSDADTAVFEPVHNYREDTSDLDHAEGGDSDWQDPVDLGKRPSDDQRRGD, from the coding sequence ATGAATGCGTGGGTGGTACGCGGCCTCGGCATGGCCCTGATACATGTTTTCGTTCGTGTGATCCTCGGTGTGTCGATCACACAGTGGCCTCTTCAGGGTTCCGCTCTGAGATGGCTCGCACTCCTGGTCGTCGTGCTCGTGGCGTTGATCTGGGCGGGAATCGACGGCATCCGGGACCGTCGCCGGAACCCGGATCCGGAGGACGGGGCCGACCTGACGATGTTGTGGCTGAAGGCGGCGCTGCTCGGGGGGATCGTCGCGGGTGTCGGGAGCTGGCTCGCCAACCTCGTCCCGAACCTCAACGTCACGCAGAACTCGTTCTTCTTCGAGATCACGTCCGGGGCCGCCTTCACGGTGTTGCTCATCTTCGTGCCGGCCATGGTCGCCGTGTTCCTCGGCCGGTTCTTCGTCGGCCGTGAGTCCACGAAGACCGGGAAGGACCGCAGCGAACGGCAGCCGGCGGCGCACGGGGCGGGAGCGGCAGCCGGAGCCGCTGCGGGGGGAACCGCGGCCGCGGCCGTCGCCGACGACGAGGGCTACGGCCAGAACTATCCCGGGCAGGCCTACGAGCAGACCGGCTACGCCGGATCCGACGCCGACACGGCCGTGTTCGAACCGGTGCACAACTACCGCGAGGACACGTCCGATCTCGATCACGCGGAGGGCGGGGACAGCGACTGGCAGGACCCCGTCGACCTCGGCAAGCGTCCGTCGGACGATCAGCGTCGCGGCGACTGA
- a CDS encoding aminopeptidase P family protein — protein sequence MPADHGARRAALRAALAARDLDALLVTNLVNIRYLTGFTGSNAALLVHAADAEGAEERTVICTDGRYLTQVAEQVPDLRAEIDRASAAHLIDTVGRGIPSSLAFESHVVTVDEFAAWSLLAPDARLDPVPGLVEELRMVKDDHEVGLLRTACAAADSALAELIERGGLRPGRTEKEVGRQLETLMLEHGADGISFETIVAAGAHSAIPHHRPTEAVLRSGDFVKLDFGAEVGGYHSDMTRTYVLERAADWQRDVYELVARSQQAGRDALHPGAEVSAVDGAARRVIEDAGYGELFLHGLGHGVGLEIHEAPGIGKLGTGTLLDGAAVTVEPGVYFSGRGGVRIEDTLVVREQGPELLTLTTKDLTVV from the coding sequence ATGCCTGCTGATCATGGTGCGCGGCGCGCAGCGTTGCGCGCGGCCCTCGCCGCCCGGGATCTCGACGCACTGCTGGTGACGAATCTGGTGAACATCCGGTACCTGACCGGGTTCACCGGGTCCAATGCCGCGCTGCTCGTGCACGCCGCCGACGCCGAGGGCGCCGAGGAGCGCACCGTCATCTGCACCGACGGCCGGTACCTCACGCAGGTGGCGGAACAGGTTCCCGATCTGCGGGCGGAGATCGACCGCGCCAGCGCCGCACACCTGATCGACACGGTCGGGCGGGGCATCCCGTCGTCGCTGGCGTTCGAGAGTCACGTCGTCACCGTGGACGAGTTCGCGGCCTGGTCCCTGCTCGCGCCGGACGCCCGCCTCGACCCAGTCCCGGGGCTCGTCGAGGAACTGCGGATGGTGAAGGACGACCACGAGGTCGGGTTGCTCCGCACGGCGTGTGCCGCGGCCGACTCGGCGCTCGCCGAGCTGATCGAGCGGGGCGGCCTCCGGCCCGGCCGCACCGAGAAGGAGGTGGGCCGGCAACTGGAGACGCTGATGCTCGAGCACGGCGCCGACGGCATCTCGTTCGAGACCATCGTCGCGGCGGGCGCCCACTCGGCGATTCCGCATCACCGCCCGACGGAGGCGGTGCTGCGCAGCGGCGACTTCGTGAAACTGGACTTCGGCGCCGAGGTGGGCGGATACCACTCGGACATGACCAGAACGTACGTCCTCGAGCGGGCCGCCGACTGGCAACGCGACGTATACGAGCTGGTCGCGCGGTCGCAGCAGGCCGGCCGGGACGCCCTGCACCCCGGTGCCGAGGTGTCCGCGGTCGACGGTGCCGCACGCCGGGTGATCGAGGACGCGGGCTACGGGGAACTGTTCCTGCACGGCCTCGGACACGGCGTCGGCCTGGAGATCCACGAAGCTCCGGGGATCGGCAAGCTCGGCACCGGTACACTTCTGGACGGTGCGGCGGTGACCGTCGAGCCGGGCGTGTACTTCTCCGGGCGCGGAGGCGTGCGGATCGAGGACACGCTCGTGGTTCGTGAGCAGGGACCGGAGCTGCTCACACTCACCACCAAAGACCTGACTGTCGTATAG